A stretch of Polypterus senegalus isolate Bchr_013 chromosome 3, ASM1683550v1, whole genome shotgun sequence DNA encodes these proteins:
- the gtf2h5 gene encoding general transcription factor IIH subunit 5, with protein MVNVLKGILVECDPAMKQFLLYLDETSALGKKFIIQDLDDTHVFILAEVVHILQERVGELMDQNSFPITQK; from the exons ATGGTCAATGTGCTTAAAGGCATCCTCGTTGAGTG tgaCCCTGCCATGAAACAGTTCCTTCTATACTTGGATGAGACATCTGCACTGGGGAAGAAATTCATCATTCAAGACTTGGACGACACACATGTCTTTATTTTAGCAGAAGTAGTTCATATTTTACAAGAAAGAGTAGGAGAGTTAATGGATCAGAACTCATTTCCTATTACCCAGAAATAA